The DNA region TTTGCTTTAACGCATTGTAAGCATTCTCCATTAGCAGCTTCTTTTATAGCAAGAGCTAATTTTTCTGTATTTCCGCTTTTACTTGTATAAACTATTGAGTATTTCATTTTACAATCTCCTTTAAATGTTAGATTATTCTAATAATATATTATTTGAATATTTTTGCAAGTGTAATATTTTGTGAAAATTAGCATTTAAACATATTGACAAACTTCGATATGTTTGTTATAATACATATCGATAAAGTTCGATATATTTATTAGGAGATTTAATGAAAAATTATAAAAAAGATGCATCTGTTTTTAAAGCTTTTTGTGATGAGAACAGACTTCAAATATTAGATATGCTTAAAGAAGGGGAGATATGTGCCTGTAAAATTTTAGAAAAATTAAACATAGTTCAGTCAACATTATCTCATCATATGAAAATACTTTTAGATGCCAAAATAGTAAACGGCAGAAAAGATGGCAAATGGACTCATTATAGTATAAATAAACAAGGCTTTGAAGATGCAAAAAAGATTCTTAACTCTTATGGAGAGAATTTAAATAAATCAAAAACTAGTAAGAAAATAAAATGCAAATGTGATTAAAGTAATATAATTAAAATTAGGATATTAAAAAATGGAAAACATAAAAACTATATTTATATTTATACAAGACCAAATAATATCAATGAAATGGCTTAATGTTTTGATAGGCAATATATTAAATAATTTTGCTATGTCAGAAACATTAAAAGGCGTTATACAATTTTTTGTTTATGATGTTATAAAAATATTTATTCTTCTTTCAGTGTTAATATTTTGTATATCATATATTCAAAGCTACTTCCCACCAGAAAGAACTAAAAAAATATTAGGAAGATTTAATGGAATATCAGCAAATATATTAGCTGCACTTTTTGGAACTGTTACCCCATTTTGCTCTTGTTCTTCTATACCGCTTTTTATAGGTTTTACTTCTGCGGGGATACCAATATCTATGACATTTTCTTTTTTAATATCATCGCCTCTTGTAGATTTGGCTTCTTTAATACTTCTTTCAAGCGTATTTGGAATGAAGATTGCTATCGCTTATGTTGTAGTTGGACTTGTTCTTGCTGTTTTGGGAGGCACTATAATAGGCAAGCTTAAAATGGAGAGATATTTAGAAGACTTTGTGAAAAATATAAAATCTAATGCTAATATAGAAATAGCAAAGATGAACAAAAAAAGATAGGCTAATATATTCAAAAAACCAGGTAAAGCAAACTATAAAAAAGGTTTATTTATATATATTTATAGGGGTTGGAATTGGAGCTTTTATACACAATGTTATACCTGAAGCA from Brachyspira pilosicoli P43/6/78 includes:
- a CDS encoding ArsR/SmtB family transcription factor — translated: MKNYKKDASVFKAFCDENRLQILDMLKEGEICACKILEKLNIVQSTLSHHMKILLDAKIVNGRKDGKWTHYSINKQGFEDAKKILNSYGENLNKSKTSKKIKCKCD